DNA from Rhinatrema bivittatum chromosome 1, aRhiBiv1.1, whole genome shotgun sequence:
TGCAGGGTGCCCATGTCAGAGAAAGGCAACTGCTACATTCCTGTCAGTGTTTGAAAGGTTTGATTTAAGGAGTAAGAGGGAGGGTCTTAGTTTCCTGTTGAAGGATCTACTTGGAGAGAAAAGGTGGAAAAACCCCCCAtagtcatatttatttttttgccaaataAACGTTTGCTTTCCTTCTGTGAACTGTCCTTTCTTAAGTTAGGTCGTAAGGTACAGAGGCTGTTTAGAAGACTGTAACAAATGACACACAGAAGCTGACACTTAACTGCAATCTGCTTCACCCAGTAACCTGTAGCGAACTGCACTGAACGTTGTACCTTGCTGTTGCCCCTATTTTATGTTGCTGCTGTATGACGGGGCAGAAAATAGGGGCAACAGCAGGGTACAACGTTCAATGCAGTTCGCTACAGGTTACTGGGTGAAGCATATTGCAGTTAAGTGTCAGCTTCTGCGTGTCATTTGTTACAGTCTTCTAATCAGCCTCTGTACCTTACGACCTAACTTAAGAAAGGACAGTTCACAGAAGGAAAGCAAACGTTtatttggcaaaaaaataaatcttacattttctttactcacatGGTAAAAACTGAGATAGTTCCTATTGCAGTAAACAaatgggagtttaaaaaaagtgcACTGATCcataaatgtgcacagaaaacattttatttatttatttatttatttatttatttagaacttttctataccgactttccaataacagaattactgatcaattcggtttacattttgaacaataacagtgacaagcaaatgtcttacagagaacaggaagaataacttggaaatgaatatatggggttaaacaaagaaatacaatatacatagcctaatataggcagaggcagataacttctgtgtggggttgtgtatagcttttaagactgtcaggaggttgggaattgcattttgtacttttgggcTGCCAAGGAGTTAAAGTTGAAGAATTCTTTGGGGAATTCTTTGTAATGTTCTATGGAATTCTTTGTGTTGTTCTATGGGTATTGAATAGGGGTTCAAAGAGTTTTTAGAATTGAACTTGTCTAGTTCTTGTATAGTTCTCTTATAGGTTGTTGACAACAACTGATGTTCTTATATAGATTCTCTTATGGTTTGATTGAAAATGATTTAAagggggaccttggcagagaagcTTGTGCTgtctgatgttatggaaaagcttggtggaagagccaagttttaagtctttttttgaaaataatggggcattgcactgatttgagttccggcgggagcgtattccagagtttaggaccagctgtggagaacaTAAATGTGCACGGAAAACATAGGATACATGTGCATTTTGCGCACACCAATAGTGTCTTCTGTACATCAACAAATAAAATTGTATGCAAAGCATCTTCCCTGCAAATAAAGCATGCTTCATTTGTGTACTAGTTTGTgttttacgcacataaaattTAAAGTACAGGACCCCTGTACCATGAACGTTGAGTTTGGTCCCGTAGAGTAACAATAGCCCAAgtaactttactccatctctgatctggagttaaatttccagcattaggAAACCATGCGTCAAGCCTGTGCACCTCTCTGTATCAGGGAGTAATAGCCAATGCCTTCGTTAACATGGGATTTAGACGGAGCACTAATTAGCGTGCAGTTTTACACTGGtttgtgtacacattttttttttttgcacatcttGCTTGCAGAGTAAAatctgtgcacaaaaaatgtatgtCCAGGGAAAAAGTGTACACGCAGCCCGGcgtacattattttatttatttatatttatttattgaaggcttttatataccgacttcttgatacaaatcaaatcaactcggtttacatcgaactaagcagtaaatatagataaccaatcaacaagagacaatttaagaagcataaagttacattataacaaggatgccttaactaggagtaggaaataaagagggagaacgaagataaatacTATAAAGTGAGGGAAGGCAAGAAGCCGACCTCTTAATAGCTGGAGAACATGATTTggtgaattgtttatttacatgAATGAGTGAGGAACAGTTCTAAATCAGGCTGTGGAGCTTGAagtggggaaggctcggcagaacagccatgtctttaatttctttttaaaagttagtagacaggtttctTGTCTGAGTTTAcgggggcatggtgttccagatagaAGGGGCTGCAGTGGAGAATGACCgatctctgatgtttgagtggtacACTGCTTTGATTGGAGGTACATTATaggatcccttataggcatcccttaagggtctggcccaTCGAGTGAAATTTGAGAGGGTGAAgtagatcaagaggggtctgatggtggatattttatggatgatagtggagggatttatgaagaatcctgaagcttactgggagccagtgaagatcttttagaattggggagatatgctctctccgattggtattcgtcaaGATTCTCGTCgcgcattttggagcaactggagaggttttataGTAGAGGCAGGTAGACCTAgcaaaatggaattgcaatagtcgatctgggagaacagaatggctttggaggacggatctgaaatcgtaatggaataggaggggtttgagttttttgagtacttgtagcttgtagaagcactcttttGTGATGTGATTTATGAAAgctttaggttcaagtgactGTCAATTAAGACTCCAAGTTCTCTGGCGTGGGATATTTGTATATTAGATTGCGGTTGGTGAAGGAAGAAATTGCCTTCTGGAGTGATTAGTAAAAGTTCTGTCTTGGACGTGTTGAGCACCAGATTGAGGtttgaaaggtgatggttgatcaTATGTAGGTGGGAGTTCCATAACCTGATTGTAGAGTCTATCGAGTTGGATATAGGAAGTAAaattgaacatcgtctgcgtatatatagaATTTAAGATTGAGATTTGCGAGTAGGtgacagagagggagtatgtaaatattaaacagggtgggtgataaggaggagccctgggggacccCGAATGGTGCATTTGTgagagaggattccttgttttgatttttatcttatagcctctattgctgagaaaggaaTCGAACCAACTTAGAGCTGAAcctgcaattcctatgtctgCTAGGCGCTTTAGAAGAATTTTATGATTTAAcgtatcgaaggctgcggagatgtcgaggagagctaagaggaaagactgtcctttatcaaagccaatgtGAATTTGATCGAGGAgtgaggtgaggagggtttcagtattgatGTTCTTTACGGAACCCATATTGTGAAGGATgtagaatgttgtggtcttccaggtaatttgaaagttgcttattaacaattttctccatgatcttagctacgAACGGGAGATTTGAAATCGGGATGGTGTTAATTGTTGAGGTCCTATGGGTTCCAGGTTTgatttttgagtatgggtttgagggtAGCCAATTTGAGAGCGCTCTTTCGGAATGTTCCTTGTGAGAGAGAAccaattgatgatatcagctagatatttggagatgtattctgcgTAGAGAATATCAGAAATTTGGAAGCGAATTTTGCGTCCAGAGGGTGGGTTGACGGTTTCATTCATTTTATCGGGTTCTCTACCTCTATAGTGGGGTAGGCTCAAAGGTTTTCCAATCTATGTCTGTGTGTCGGTAGATGAATAGTGTCCGGAAGTAGTGTATTAGGACTGGTAGGTAATCTGGGCAAGggtgttggagattttgttttgaaagaataaggccagatcattAGCCTTCGATTGGGCTGTATCGTTGGGATTGTAGGGGAGCAGTTTTGTAAGTCTCGATACGTACAAGAAAAGGGCCTTCCGCATCGTACACTCATATCGTGGATGCGgtgggcatagaagtctctttttgttctaAGTGTTGCGTTCTGTACGGGTGGAGAGCAGTTTTGTATATGGTTAGTGAAAGTGGAttgggattcttcctccattcttttctttccgtcttagtTTTTGCTTCGGTGGGGGGAGTTCATTAGAGAACcatggctgtttgtttttttgagaaggatttatatctttttttgacagAGGGCATAAATTGTTGGCTATCATTTCAGTAATTATTTTGCCAGGATAAAATAGCTGAGTTAGGATTGGATAGATCCAGGTTAGAAAGTTCTTTGAACATGATTACATCAGGGGCCTCATTAGGGCTGGTAATTAAGCATTGTGGAGACAGCGGCTACCCGCTCACTTGTTAAGGTCCCGCTGTTGTTAGCAAGCCGTTAATTAATCCAGCCCACTACTTGTCATGACGTGAAACTgtatcagtgccaggaaaatcaGGATATGCCAACTGGGCTTTGATGTCTTGGACTGGGCAAACCAGAATATTTTGAGGGCAGTTTTTCCGACTGGTtcaacaacctttttttttttttttttaaagaaaatccacAGTTGCAGCAGATGTTTGTCCACGATTGCCAGTAACAGAGGGATCCCCCTCACGATGATGCAAATGACCACCGTAAACCAGCACTAATGCGAATAATGTCTAGTGCACAATGGGTTTAATCACCGGTCCCAGATCAATTTTCCCAGACTTTGGAGTGACGCAGTTAAAAAGCGTGCAATAAGAAAGAAGACTTCTTATCTCTTGAAACCAAATCATCGTCAAATAAAGACGCGGTCTCATCAGGCATCCAAGGACACGAGACGCGTGATACATGATGGTCACCTGCATAATATTCATTTAACTGTGTGGTCAGCTGTACTGTGAGGGGATCCCTTTATTAGTGATTTCACAGTTCCGCTCCATAATCTGTTTTATTGGGTATTGGCCACGACTACTGACCTGCTCAGGCCTTTTGGATTTATGTAAAGTAAATGTGCATAAGACAGACACAAAGTGGGGAAACAAATCCTCCGTTTGCTATGATTccttttgaaatacattttgccCATTCAGAAGTTGCAAACTTAACATTTGTGACTCCCAAAATTGTGGAAAAAATTTAACCATTATAATAATTTAATAGCCACAGGCCACCTACAACCAACCACCACTTCTATCAAGGACACTGTCATAAGTGCCATGTATTATTACTGTAATTACTCTGGGAATAAATAACAGCACACCTCTATCATCATCAGAACACATCACATAATTATTATAGTGAAAACTCAAAACAGCCTACCACAGTATAGCACCATTGCCATCACCTAAACGACCATAATATCACAATGCAACAATTATCACCTCAGCATACATCACCAAGCCACAATTACCACTATCATCAATATCATGCATCCACAATCTAACACTACTGTCATCACTACCAAAAAAAATACCAGTCTCCCCTAGCTTACATCATCAACTTAAGCCTTTAGACACAATGGGGCTGATgccagtgcgctcagccgagcacactgtttgaCCCATGGTTGGACACAGGTTGTTAACCCGTGACTGTGCATaggttagaaaaacggacactcataaaattgagcgtgtcttttcctaacccgctgacagccacctctcctgggctcccgctgccgaggaagcgctaggggcgcacatttgtccctcgCGCCTCCTTGGTaacgcgacccctcatttaaatattcaatctcgggcccaggagaggtgctgggcgtgcgttaggaaagcggacgctcaacactgagcgcccgtttttcacgctgattttttaatttttttgcatcggcccgaATGATTGGCAGCACTACTGCTGAAGTAAATCAGCGCTATCATCAGCACACCATCGCCATTACCCTTACTACCACCATCATCGACTACAATGCACCAGCTCCATCCTCACCACTTCCTCACAacacatagtaacacagtaacgacagcagaaaagaaccaaatggtccatctagtctgcccagctagtttcttatggtagtgacTGCTGCTTCGTGCGGatcacccccaagccttatgttaagggtagtaatatatACAGTCataaccaagcaactgtcaagccCCTAACAGAATttttgctagcaacatttttatggggtgaacAGCCTtcttttttccctaatgtctgtgtatcagtaccccagaccgtaaaagtcgatAAGGGTACCGATATGCAGTTATTAACGTCACCATTCTACCTTGCCATGTAGCAACACCGCCCTCATCCCCGTGAGCTCGGTGCCTTTCCCCTGTCATTGCCGCCGTCACCCCTCTACCACAGCCCATACCTTGAGCTCCCTCCTTCTCTTGTTGCTGGAATTCCCTttgatgttttggattttttttgcttcttcttcCTATCCTTTCCTTTTCTCATATTCGGATTTATCTTCATTTTGTCCAGTTGCTTCATTCGATTTTTGACCCACTTGGCATCAGAAGGAGCGCACAGTCTTCGGTTTGTCTTTGTGATGAAGCTAAAACAAGTAAGAGAAGATGTGGTACAATTACTTCCTGCTCTTCCGTAGTATTTATTGCTATAAATATCAGATACACGTCTGGACTCACATGTCATGAGCATGAGCAAGCAACTCCACTCCTTGAATCTGGAAAACTAGTCAAACTTTTACAAAAGGAAGGGGGATCTAAGGCAAATTTATTCTATTCCTCCCATTGACAATTACTATGACCATGGGCAAGTTAATTTACCTGACATAATTGTTGGATCTCAGAGAGAAAAGGCAGGGTTTCTGAAGTCCCTTGCTTCAGATTTAAAGAAAAGCTTATTTTAAAAACACTTATTTAGGTTAATTTACAGAAGAAAGCAAAGTGTGCTGTTGAGTCATTCATTGACAATATGCCTAGACTTAGTTTGGGGTGATACCAAGTACCAGGAGAAAATCTGTATTCTCTGTGTGCGGTTACGGTGTATATCATCAGTTTAAGACTATCACTAAAGCTGACACATTGTCAATGGCTGCAAGAAAGATACAGAGATTGTCTGTTTCTTGTGGCATGTTTGTGCACTGCAATGACAAAGAGTCAgcctcctgctttctctgtgtaaaaaaaagtaattgtGCTAGCTAGTCTACTAATTTTTGTGCGTGTGATTCTTTCATTAAGTTTGAGGTATTTTCTTAGTGTACCTAGTCACTCAGCAAACATCATTAAATCACTCATTGTGCTCTGTTTACAACAAAAGTGACTGACTGGtctgctgtctgtgtgtgttgtaacactaaaaccccctaactattgatttgttttaataaatTCTAACATGTCACTCTTATCAAGAGGCAAACATggcagtgggagagacagagagaaggcTCTTCCTCAAGAGACATCTGGGGCAAGCACAAGCAGCAAAGgaattgcatttgtttaaaacaaaagttaaaaatttaacgAATAAGAATAATTTGTTACTCTTGGGGGGTCCTGAACCAAATTGGGGCCCCACGAATGAAACAAGGcttattaatttgttttaaactaatgcatcagACTTGGACCTAAGCCAGAAGCtcggggcctcgcctagggcataggctgaggcccaaagcaggagccaAGGCCTATGCTCGTGTGTCTCGCCTGCGCCTCGACCTAGGCCCGAAGCTGAGGTATTGCCTAGGACCTAGACTGAATCCCAAAGCAGGGGCCGTAGGCTAGGCCCGAGCATGACGCTGGGGCCTTGGCAGAGGCACGggttgatgccagggccttggccgagacccccaaaattaaaaaaggaaaaaacttgCCTGATCCGTCAGGTATCCGATAAAGGTCGGGTCCTGACACTGAGGCCTCggtctaggccagggcctggacccaggcccaatgccgcgaCTCGTCCCAAAGGCCTCTagttgaatttttatttatttatttatttttttatttgtgtttttctataccggcattcacggcagttcgtatcatgtcggtttacataaaacaaggggtgagcaatacattataacgtacatagctaaaacgtaagagtatacattacaaaagtataacaagtgcgtagaagaaaaagttacaataaaacaggggttattctaactgggattagagttagaggagagataaaaagtttaacaagaagtaaaacattgtagtgattggttggtattgtctgtttcagtttaatagaagatgctcagtgttgctgcatttgatggaagtgaatcattaagggtccggaaatgctttcatgaacagccatgttttaagtctcttcctgaaggttggaagacatggttcctgtcgtaattctaaggggattgagttccatagtgggggacctgctgtggagaaggcccgatctctcaatgttatatgttgggtggtattgttgtgaggtacttgtagatattctctatatgcttctctgatgggtctgttggaggaatgttttttgagagctatttgtagatggagtggagccagtccatggatatttttgtagattgtggtgagggacttatgaattattctgtagtggattggtaaccagtgaaggtctttgaggactggtgtaatgtgatctcttctccttttgtttgttagaattcttgctgccgtgttctgtatcatttggagaggtttagtgtgggatgatgggaggcctagaaggatagagttgcagtaatcaattttcgcaaatattattgcttggagcactgttctataatcatggaaatgaaataggggttttattctttttaatacgtgcagtttgtggaagcagtctttggttgtttggttgataaacgattttaaatttagccggttgtctatagaaactcctaaatctcttacttttgagatttgcaagttggctggcgggtttgtagtgattttgcaattatctggagagaaTTGTGGCATCAgatctgggtctgggctgaggccctggcatcgagACCCGGCATCTGGGTCAGctcgcagcattgggcctgggctcgggactcggcctctgggtcaggttgtggcattgggcctgggtctaggccgaAGActtggcatcgggacccagcctccggctTAAGTTGCTGCATCGACCCTGGGTTTGGGCTCCTACCTAGGtggaggcccaggcatcaggacccggcctctgggtcagCTTGCAgcttcaggcctgggcttgggccaaATTCCCGGAGCCAGGACCCGGCCTTTGGGTCGGGTTGCGACTTTGGGCCTGGCCTTGAGTAGGCCGAGGCTGTGGCGACCTACTCTGGCCTCAGCCTACACAAGTGTGAGGCTTTGGTCTAGTCCTTGCcggtggatccccactggactagTCAAGTGGGTGCTTGGGTGGGGGAACCTGTCCCCGGCATTTTTCtggaagggtgggagggagtcttTACTTTCGtttttttggccttttttaaaattgcttggaTGAAAAAAAATCTACAATCCAGGAACTGgaatttgtgggggaaaaaacgTCCCAAAAACAAACCGAATaacgaaaacaaatttttttttcccctgcacatccctacaaatagCAGTGATGATGATGAAAGGCATAGTATGAGGAACAGGAGTTCTCCTACCACGATCAGAACACCTTTTTAATGAGGGAAAATCCATCTAGAGATGCAAGGTTAGTTGGGAAGATGCAACAGCAGCCACTTGCGCTCACTTCCACTGTTGATACGGtgcaggaacagaggaaggcaaacTCAGTGGAGGGTTGCAGCAGCAGTGGGAGAGGTCTAGGAATGGAAACGGCACTCCCTGTTCTGACCAATGTCTGCAGGAGATCTTTGCAAACCTTACTGATCCAGATGAATCATGTGAGGAATTTGAAAAATTAGAGGAGGGAGATATTGAAAGTCTAGTAGCTGAGGTGGGTTTAGAGAGCCTAGTTACTAGCG
Protein-coding regions in this window:
- the LOC115078604 gene encoding eotaxin-like, which codes for MSVWILPVLAVLLCVTTVQGSDSRPIDCCMSIRDENIPIGRLQAYEIQRPEGSCHSKAVVFITKTNRRLCAPSDAKWVKNRMKQLDKMKINPNMRKGKDRKKKQKKSKTSKGIPATREGGSSRRT